The proteins below are encoded in one region of Chrysemys picta bellii isolate R12L10 chromosome 4, ASM1138683v2, whole genome shotgun sequence:
- the LOC135983346 gene encoding uncharacterized protein LOC135983346, giving the protein MESQDRKRAPAWTEREVQDLLAIWGDESVLAELHSSKQNGKILENVSKAMKDRGHNRDAQQCRVKIKELRQAYHRAREANGRSGAEPQTCRFYVELHAILGGAATTTPTVCYDSLTGETHREEGSGYEEDEDGGNVDSSQQQASGETGFPNSQDMFSTLDLEPVTPELTQGMLPDPEGTQGTSAANVSPSQRLVKIRKRKRRTRDDMSTELQMSSHAERAQQNAWRQSMSDFRKAHMNERRGGGLNRGMNRASCGLKMIGGVSLQTEGKSRCSGCWSIKLICSSVWLSCRKGNRSRDRRYSV; this is encoded by the exons atggagtcccaggatcgcaaaagagctccagcatggacagaacgggaggtacaggatctgctcgccatatggggagatgaatcagtgctagctgaactccatagcagtaaacaaaatggcaaaatattagaaaacgtctccaaggccatgaaggacagaggccataacagggacgcacagcagtgccgcgtgaaaattaaagagctaaggcaagcctaccacagagccagagaggcaaacggaaggtccggggcagagccgcaaacatgccgcttctacgtggagctgcatgccattctagggggtgcagccaccactaccccaaccgtgtgctatgactccctcactggagaaacacacagggaagagggttcagggtacgaggaggatgaggatggaggtaatgtagatagctcacagcagcaagcaagcggagaaaccggtttccccaacagccaggatatgtttagcaccctggacctggaaccagtaacccccgaactcacccaaggcatgctcccagaccctgagggcacacaggggacctctg ctgcaaatgtttctccttcacagaggctagtgaagattagaaagagaaaacggaggacacgGGACGATATGtccacggagctccagatgtcctcccatgctgaaagagcacagcagaatgcgtggaggcagtcaatgtcagacttcagaaaagcacacatgaacgagaggagaggtggcgggctgaatcgcgggatgaacagagcaagttgcgggctgaaaatgataggtggcgtcagcttgcagacagaaggcaagagtcgatgctccggctgctggagcatcaaactgatatgctccagcgtatggttgagctgcaggaaaggcaacaggagcagagaccgccgctacagtgtgtaa